The proteins below are encoded in one region of Maribacter aestuarii:
- a CDS encoding DUF2306 domain-containing protein, with product MLSNTVGVIHFVASICALLSGTFVLWALKGTKTHKQVGYLYVVSMFLVLLTSFMIYRLHGTFGILHVFAVISSATLFAGMVPILLRRPANYLTLHFSFMYWSVIGLYCAFSAEIFTRIPLIYELDANVVGIFYAMVGIASALVGGIGSIYFKKYKTRWIEYVDSFEK from the coding sequence ATGCTTTCCAATACCGTTGGTGTCATTCACTTTGTAGCTTCAATTTGTGCACTTTTATCCGGAACTTTTGTGCTATGGGCCTTAAAAGGTACCAAAACCCATAAGCAAGTAGGTTATTTGTATGTCGTATCTATGTTTTTGGTATTGTTAACCTCTTTCATGATATATCGGCTACATGGTACCTTTGGAATACTACACGTGTTTGCGGTCATAAGCAGTGCAACGCTGTTTGCTGGAATGGTTCCTATTTTGTTAAGGCGTCCCGCCAATTATTTGACTTTGCACTTTAGTTTTATGTACTGGAGCGTTATCGGATTGTATTGTGCTTTTTCCGCTGAGATTTTTACAAGAATTCCCCTTATTTACGAACTAGATGCCAACGTAGTTGGAATATTTTATGCGATGGTAGGTATTGCCAGTGCTTTGGTAGGAGGTATTGGGTCCATTTATTTTAAAAAATACAAAACCAGATGGATTGAATACGTGGATAGTTTTGAAAAATAG
- a CDS encoding aldose 1-epimerase, giving the protein MVILQIDNQIVKIDAGELVSYQVSGHEFIHQKGSPGWRNSDTEMFPIIGPTNEAEFKVTTPRGEAVQDQHGLLREMDYELITQEETSALFQKKYTAKSKIVNSKFPKKSTAEQLFWPYDFRFRKMYELKENGLQITFEVEGEEGMPFMLGYHPAFKVRTEAATIRTESKSVTIPEVMAVGSRAMEIKNCQKILLDDEKTLEITTEGFQSFMLWTEVANMVCIEPITFYPYAVTQDNLHRGFQELTEKKSVFKVQLSPK; this is encoded by the coding sequence ATGGTAATACTTCAGATAGATAATCAAATAGTTAAGATCGATGCTGGTGAGCTCGTAAGCTATCAAGTTTCCGGTCATGAATTTATCCATCAAAAAGGAAGCCCTGGTTGGAGAAACTCCGATACGGAGATGTTCCCGATCATTGGACCTACAAATGAAGCTGAATTCAAAGTAACTACTCCCCGCGGGGAAGCTGTCCAAGACCAACATGGTTTGTTAAGGGAGATGGATTATGAATTGATTACCCAAGAGGAAACCTCGGCCTTGTTTCAAAAGAAGTATACCGCCAAGTCCAAAATTGTAAACTCCAAGTTTCCGAAGAAATCTACCGCTGAACAATTATTTTGGCCTTACGATTTTAGATTTCGAAAAATGTACGAACTAAAAGAAAACGGTTTGCAAATAACCTTTGAAGTAGAAGGGGAAGAAGGCATGCCATTTATGTTGGGGTATCACCCAGCCTTCAAAGTGCGTACCGAAGCTGCTACTATAAGGACGGAAAGCAAATCGGTTACAATTCCAGAAGTCATGGCGGTAGGAAGTAGGGCCATGGAAATAAAAAACTGCCAAAAGATTTTGTTGGACGATGAGAAAACACTCGAAATTACTACGGAAGGTTTCCAGTCCTTTATGCTTTGGACCGAGGTTGCCAACATGGTCTGTATTGAACCTATAACCTTTTATCCGTATGCAGTTACGCAGGATAACTTGCATCGAGGATTCCAAGAACTAACGGAAAAGAAAAGTGTCTTTAAGGTGCAGCTAAGTCCTAAATAG
- a CDS encoding CotH kinase family protein, with the protein MRKFNYLSFSTASNLLLLVLSLIFINCSSDDTIIRENEEEEQGEEEMGIRPEDKLPLFSISTNGAEIVDEPKINATFTISKADAIVYDGYMGIEIRGATSQLFPKKAYGFETWDAANEDLDVSLLDFPEEEDWILYAPYSDKSLFRNMLIYDLSRDIQRYASRTQFVEVEINGVPKGVYVFMEKLKRDSNRIDINNLKEDENSGKDLTGGYILKIDKTAGSNLGEGYNELNSFVSAYPPNLANLDQEIYFLYEEPDAEDITPEQKAYISNYVAEFEDALAGENFTDSVTGYSAYIDVDSFIDFFILNELSNNVDGYRLSTFMHKDKNGKLNMGPIWDFNLAFGNANYCSGGETNVWAYKFNERCPDDFWLLPFWWERLMEDPAYVSRLKTRWEELRGGALSNGAIEGKIEGYLTILNASGAVDTNFTLWPVLGTYVWPNNFVGTTYEQETDYLKTWVENRLTWLDAEISAL; encoded by the coding sequence ATGCGCAAATTTAATTATCTCTCCTTCAGTACCGCAAGTAACTTATTGCTATTGGTACTCTCTTTAATATTCATAAACTGTTCTTCGGATGATACTATAATACGAGAGAACGAGGAAGAGGAACAAGGAGAGGAGGAAATGGGCATACGTCCCGAAGACAAACTACCGTTATTTTCTATTTCTACCAACGGGGCAGAGATTGTTGATGAACCTAAAATAAACGCAACGTTTACGATTTCTAAAGCAGATGCCATTGTTTATGATGGTTATATGGGTATTGAGATTAGGGGAGCTACTTCACAGCTTTTTCCAAAAAAAGCATATGGATTTGAGACTTGGGATGCCGCGAATGAGGATTTGGATGTATCGCTTTTGGACTTTCCTGAAGAAGAGGATTGGATTCTTTACGCGCCGTATAGTGATAAATCCCTTTTTCGTAATATGTTGATTTATGATTTGTCGCGAGACATACAACGATATGCCAGTAGGACCCAATTCGTAGAAGTGGAAATTAATGGAGTGCCGAAGGGGGTCTATGTTTTTATGGAAAAGCTAAAACGCGATTCCAATCGCATTGATATCAATAACTTAAAAGAGGATGAAAATTCCGGTAAGGACCTCACCGGTGGCTATATATTAAAAATTGATAAAACCGCTGGATCTAACCTAGGGGAGGGGTACAATGAACTAAATAGCTTCGTATCCGCCTACCCGCCTAACTTGGCCAATCTGGACCAAGAAATTTATTTCCTATATGAGGAACCCGACGCAGAGGATATTACGCCAGAGCAGAAAGCCTATATATCTAATTATGTAGCTGAATTCGAGGATGCTTTGGCAGGTGAAAATTTCACGGATTCAGTAACGGGCTATTCGGCCTATATAGACGTGGATAGCTTTATTGACTTCTTCATACTAAACGAACTCTCAAATAATGTTGACGGCTATCGCCTCAGCACCTTTATGCACAAGGATAAAAATGGAAAGTTGAATATGGGTCCCATTTGGGATTTTAATCTTGCATTTGGGAATGCTAATTATTGTTCTGGAGGAGAAACCAACGTTTGGGCTTACAAGTTTAACGAAAGATGTCCGGATGATTTTTGGCTTTTACCTTTTTGGTGGGAACGTTTGATGGAAGATCCGGCTTATGTATCAAGGCTAAAAACGAGGTGGGAAGAATTACGGGGAGGAGCCTTATCCAATGGCGCCATAGAAGGTAAAATCGAGGGTTATTTGACAATACTTAATGCATCTGGGGCGGTGGATACTAATTTTACGCTATGGCCCGTTTTGGGAACATATGTCTGGCCTAATAATTTCGTTGGTACTACTTATGAGCAAGAAACGGACTATTTAAAAACTTGGGTCGAAAATCGCCTAACTTGGTTGGATGCTGAAATAAGTGCACTTTAG
- a CDS encoding sterol desaturase family protein, whose product METIINYFETIPSVHRSLILVGGITFFWILEGIVPLFSVGYKKWRHALPNFFFTMTTILVNFPLAFILLKTSDWTVQNDFGIINWLPEMPLWAYVLLGLLLLDLIGAYFAHWTEHKIKPLWMVHLVHHSDHNVDTTTANRHHPLESIIRYIFTLVGVFIVGAPIGVIMLYQSLSVVLSQFNHANIKLPKGLDKALSWVLISPDMHKVHHHYKLPYTDSNYGNIFSFWDRLFGTYMHMERETIVYGVDTFPDEKENSSIKGLLKQPFHKYRRPTTQGLNEQKNPVTASYGDI is encoded by the coding sequence ATGGAAACTATCATCAACTATTTTGAAACGATACCATCCGTTCATCGCTCTTTAATTTTGGTCGGAGGTATCACTTTCTTTTGGATTTTAGAAGGAATAGTTCCCTTATTCAGTGTGGGCTATAAAAAATGGCGGCATGCCTTACCCAACTTCTTCTTTACGATGACCACGATTCTTGTAAATTTTCCGTTGGCTTTTATCCTTTTGAAAACCTCGGATTGGACAGTCCAAAATGATTTTGGAATCATCAATTGGTTGCCGGAAATGCCTTTATGGGCCTATGTGCTTTTGGGGCTTTTGTTACTGGATTTGATAGGTGCCTATTTTGCACACTGGACGGAGCATAAAATAAAGCCTTTATGGATGGTTCATTTGGTACATCATTCCGATCACAACGTGGACACCACTACTGCAAACCGGCATCATCCCTTGGAGAGTATAATACGCTATATATTCACATTAGTTGGGGTGTTTATTGTAGGAGCGCCAATTGGGGTGATTATGCTTTATCAAAGTTTAAGCGTTGTACTTTCTCAATTTAATCATGCGAACATTAAGTTGCCCAAAGGTTTGGATAAGGCATTGAGTTGGGTATTGATTTCTCCGGATATGCACAAGGTGCATCACCATTACAAGTTGCCCTATACAGATTCCAATTACGGGAATATTTTTTCTTTTTGGGACCGTCTTTTTGGAACTTACATGCATATGGAACGGGAGACCATTGTCTATGGAGTGGATACCTTTCCTGATGAGAAAGAAAACTCCAGTATTAAAGGCTTGCTTAAACAACCCTTTCATAAATATAGGAGGCCTACTACACAAGGTTTAAATGAACAAAAAAATCCTGTTACCGCAAGTTATGGTGATATCTAG
- a CDS encoding PLP-dependent cysteine synthase family protein, whose protein sequence is MDYAENILETIGNTPLVKMNRLTADLPCLVLAKYETFNPGNSVKDRMAVQMIKDAEEAGVLKPGGTIIEGTSGNTGMGLALAATVKGYKMICVISDKQSKEKMDILRAVGSEVHVCPTDVAPEDPRSYYSTAKRLAKEIPNSWYVNQYDNPSNCKAHFLSTGPEIWKQTDGKVTHFVVGVGTGGTVSGVGSYLKMKNPNVKIWGVDTYGSVFKKYHETGIFDENEIYPYITEGIGEDILPLNVNFSIIDGFTKVTDKDAAIYTQRLAKEEAMFLGNSAGAAIKGVLQLKEHFSKDDVVVVLFHDHGSRYVGKMFNDEWMREKGFLE, encoded by the coding sequence ATGGATTACGCAGAAAATATATTGGAGACCATCGGGAATACGCCACTGGTAAAAATGAATAGACTTACGGCGGATTTGCCCTGTTTGGTCTTGGCGAAGTACGAGACCTTCAATCCCGGTAATTCGGTGAAAGATCGTATGGCCGTGCAAATGATAAAAGATGCTGAGGAAGCGGGCGTATTAAAACCTGGGGGTACCATCATCGAAGGTACTTCTGGTAATACCGGAATGGGATTGGCATTGGCGGCAACCGTTAAGGGCTACAAGATGATTTGCGTCATCAGTGATAAGCAGTCAAAAGAGAAGATGGATATTCTAAGGGCGGTAGGTAGCGAAGTTCATGTTTGTCCCACGGATGTTGCCCCTGAAGACCCAAGAAGTTATTACAGCACGGCAAAAAGATTGGCCAAGGAAATACCCAATTCCTGGTATGTAAACCAATATGACAATCCCTCCAACTGCAAGGCACATTTCTTGAGTACTGGTCCGGAAATTTGGAAACAGACCGATGGTAAAGTAACCCATTTTGTGGTGGGGGTAGGGACCGGAGGCACCGTATCCGGCGTAGGGTCCTATTTGAAAATGAAGAACCCCAATGTAAAAATTTGGGGAGTGGATACGTACGGGTCGGTATTTAAAAAATACCATGAGACCGGAATTTTTGATGAGAACGAAATCTACCCCTACATTACGGAGGGCATTGGAGAAGATATTTTACCGCTCAATGTAAACTTCAGCATCATTGACGGATTCACAAAAGTGACGGATAAAGATGCCGCTATTTATACCCAGCGTCTGGCGAAGGAAGAAGCGATGTTTCTGGGCAATTCTGCCGGTGCTGCCATTAAGGGTGTTTTACAATTAAAAGAGCACTTCTCCAAAGATGATGTCGTAGTCGTTCTTTTCCATGATCATGGAAGCCGATATGTAGGTAAGATGTTCAATGACGAATGGATGCGCGAGAAAGGCTTTTTGGAATAG
- a CDS encoding ABC transporter permease: MNLEYFIAKRLITGKEHKISISAPIIKIAIAAIAIGIVMMLIAIATGVGLKYKIREKVTAFNGHVQIYNYDNNNSEVSVAPVSKVQEFYPEFNTVDGVVHVQAVATKAGIIRTAETFEGLLAKGVGSDFRWSELQEYIVAGELPDYSRELNSDVIMSRLMANKLKFKVGDSFFTFFPREDDPNQIPNQRKFTIKGIYDSGFEEIDSRFMLIDIRHIQRMNKWTDDEVGNFEVFLEDFKDIDEKSEEIFGKTVSTLDTRTLKDKYYKIFEWINLFDFNIALIIGIMIIVGGINMITALLVLILERTPMIGILKALGTTNWSIRKVFLYNATYLVGIGLFWGNLIGLGVILVQEKFRLFKFPNPKEYYIEYIPVHIDFLTVLFLNIGVLVLCLLMLLIPSYIITKITPVKAIKFE, encoded by the coding sequence TTGAACCTAGAGTATTTCATAGCCAAAAGGCTTATTACGGGAAAGGAGCATAAAATTAGCATTTCTGCACCGATAATAAAAATTGCGATTGCGGCCATAGCTATCGGAATTGTTATGATGTTAATCGCCATTGCGACCGGCGTAGGTCTTAAATATAAAATTAGGGAAAAAGTAACGGCTTTTAACGGGCATGTTCAAATCTATAATTACGATAACAATAACTCAGAGGTTTCCGTAGCACCTGTCTCCAAGGTGCAGGAATTTTATCCAGAATTCAACACGGTGGACGGCGTGGTACATGTGCAAGCAGTGGCTACGAAAGCCGGTATTATTAGAACCGCGGAGACGTTTGAAGGACTCTTGGCGAAAGGAGTGGGAAGCGATTTCAGATGGTCGGAACTTCAAGAGTATATCGTCGCGGGCGAATTACCCGATTACTCCAGAGAATTGAATTCTGATGTCATTATGTCTCGCCTTATGGCCAACAAACTCAAATTTAAAGTGGGTGATTCCTTCTTTACGTTCTTTCCGCGTGAAGATGACCCGAACCAAATACCCAATCAACGAAAATTTACCATTAAAGGTATTTATGATAGCGGGTTCGAAGAAATAGATTCCCGTTTTATGCTCATCGATATAAGACACATCCAACGCATGAATAAATGGACTGATGATGAGGTGGGTAATTTTGAGGTTTTCTTGGAGGATTTTAAGGATATCGATGAAAAGAGCGAAGAGATATTTGGAAAAACAGTTTCTACGTTAGATACGAGAACCCTAAAGGATAAATATTATAAGATATTTGAGTGGATAAACCTGTTCGATTTTAATATCGCCCTTATAATAGGTATTATGATTATCGTAGGAGGTATAAATATGATTACGGCTTTGTTGGTGCTTATTCTGGAGCGCACTCCCATGATCGGTATTTTAAAGGCATTGGGTACGACCAACTGGAGCATACGTAAAGTTTTTTTGTACAATGCGACTTACTTAGTAGGAATTGGGCTGTTTTGGGGAAACCTGATAGGTCTTGGAGTAATTTTAGTACAAGAGAAATTCCGGTTGTTCAAGTTCCCGAATCCAAAGGAATACTATATTGAGTATATTCCGGTGCATATCGATTTTTTAACGGTTCTTTTCTTGAATATTGGGGTGCTGGTGCTATGCCTGTTAATGCTCCTGATTCCTTCTTACATCATTACTAAAATAACGCCGGTGAAGGCGATAAAGTTTGAATAA
- a CDS encoding exo-beta-N-acetylmuramidase NamZ family protein: MLFLSKFKSTVLLSFLVLTACGNQPKQNVENLDNKPLILTEKSSDSIIVAANRTGEYLPFLEGKKVGIVANQTSVIFKTDGYTHLVDSLLASGISIQKVFAPEHGFRGQADAGEKVKDGIDTKTNLPIISLYGKNRKPSAEQLTGLDIVLFDIQDVGVRFYTYIATLQLVMEACADQNIPVIVLDRPNPNAHYVDGPTMESAHTGFLGMTEIPLVYGLTIGEYATMINEEGWLNGNRKAELTIVPLDNWSRNMEYHLPIRPSPNLPNDTSISLYPSLGLFEGTNVNAGRGTEYQFQRYGASFLDATQYDFSYVPQPNFGSKNPKEEGKICYGKDLSQISRMNRVSLEWLIDAYQNSTDKTKFFNTSGFTKHAGTETLQQQIEAGLSETEIKKTWQDDLNQFEKIRAKYLRY, encoded by the coding sequence ATGTTGTTTTTATCCAAGTTCAAAAGTACAGTTTTATTATCGTTTTTGGTATTGACCGCTTGCGGAAACCAACCCAAACAGAACGTAGAGAACTTGGATAACAAGCCTTTGATTTTAACGGAAAAATCCAGCGATTCCATTATCGTGGCAGCAAATAGGACGGGCGAATATCTGCCATTTTTGGAAGGTAAAAAGGTGGGTATTGTTGCTAATCAAACCAGTGTAATATTTAAGACGGATGGTTACACGCATTTGGTTGATTCTTTGCTTGCTTCCGGCATTAGCATTCAAAAGGTGTTTGCGCCAGAACATGGCTTTCGTGGTCAGGCCGATGCTGGAGAAAAGGTAAAAGATGGTATAGACACCAAAACAAATCTTCCTATTATTTCACTTTATGGCAAGAATAGGAAGCCCTCTGCTGAGCAGTTGACGGGGCTTGATATTGTTTTGTTCGATATACAGGATGTTGGGGTTCGCTTCTACACGTATATAGCAACGCTTCAATTGGTCATGGAAGCCTGTGCCGACCAAAATATTCCGGTTATTGTTTTGGATAGGCCCAATCCGAATGCGCATTATGTGGACGGACCAACCATGGAATCGGCACATACCGGTTTTTTGGGAATGACCGAAATTCCTTTAGTTTATGGACTGACTATTGGGGAATACGCCACTATGATCAACGAAGAGGGGTGGTTAAATGGAAACAGAAAAGCCGAACTGACCATTGTTCCTTTGGATAACTGGTCTCGCAATATGGAATATCACTTACCCATACGTCCGTCACCAAATTTGCCCAATGATACTTCCATCAGCTTATATCCGAGTTTAGGCCTTTTTGAGGGAACAAACGTCAACGCCGGTAGAGGAACGGAATATCAATTTCAACGCTATGGCGCCTCGTTCTTGGATGCTACGCAGTATGATTTTAGTTACGTTCCCCAACCAAATTTTGGCTCCAAAAATCCTAAGGAAGAAGGCAAAATATGCTATGGGAAAGATTTATCGCAAATATCACGAATGAATAGGGTTTCCTTGGAATGGCTTATTGACGCGTACCAAAACAGTACTGACAAAACTAAATTTTTTAATACCAGCGGATTTACCAAGCATGCTGGAACTGAAACATTGCAACAGCAGATAGAAGCTGGACTTTCGGAAACTGAAATTAAGAAGACCTGGCAAGATGATTTGAATCAATTTGAAAAAATTCGTGCCAAATACTTAAGGTATTAG
- the rimK gene encoding 30S ribosomal protein S6--L-glutamate ligase, which yields MKIVILSQNPNLYSTKRLLEAGTDKGHEMQIVDHSKCDLVIEKKKPGLIYQGKEIEGVHGVIPRIGASITFYGTAVVRQFEMMKIFTSVESQALVRSRDKLRSLQILSRAGLGLPKTVFSNYSRNVGAIIDKAGGAPVVIKLLEGTQGLGVVLADNRNSAESILEAFNGLQARVIVQEFIKEAKGADIRAFVIDGVVVGAMKRQGKEGEFRSNLHRGGSANIIELTDEEENAAIKAAKVLGLGVAGVDMLQSARGPLILEVNSSPGLEGIEAATGKDIASKIIQYVERNVE from the coding sequence ATGAAAATCGTTATTCTTTCCCAAAATCCAAATTTATATTCCACCAAACGCCTTCTTGAAGCCGGTACTGATAAGGGACATGAAATGCAGATAGTAGATCACTCTAAATGTGACCTAGTTATCGAAAAGAAAAAACCCGGACTCATTTATCAAGGTAAGGAAATAGAGGGAGTCCACGGAGTAATTCCTCGTATCGGAGCTTCTATAACCTTTTATGGTACTGCTGTAGTGCGGCAATTTGAAATGATGAAGATTTTTACTTCAGTAGAATCGCAGGCCTTGGTCCGATCACGAGATAAACTAAGAAGCCTGCAAATATTGTCACGTGCTGGCTTGGGCCTGCCTAAGACAGTTTTCAGTAACTATTCAAGGAATGTCGGAGCCATTATAGATAAGGCAGGTGGCGCTCCTGTAGTTATTAAATTACTAGAAGGTACACAAGGCCTTGGGGTGGTATTGGCGGATAATCGTAATTCGGCAGAATCCATACTTGAAGCCTTTAACGGACTCCAGGCCCGGGTAATCGTTCAGGAATTCATCAAGGAGGCCAAAGGTGCCGATATCAGGGCTTTTGTGATAGATGGTGTCGTAGTTGGTGCCATGAAAAGGCAGGGTAAAGAGGGTGAATTTCGTTCAAACCTCCACAGGGGCGGTTCTGCGAACATCATCGAACTTACTGACGAGGAAGAAAATGCAGCTATAAAAGCAGCCAAAGTATTGGGGCTTGGTGTTGCCGGAGTGGATATGTTACAATCAGCAAGAGGTCCATTAATTTTGGAAGTAAACTCATCTCCCGGACTTGAAGGCATAGAGGCTGCAACGGGAAAGGACATTGCAAGTAAAATAATACAGTACGTTGAGCGGAATGTCGAGTAA
- a CDS encoding TfoX/Sxy family protein, with protein sequence MAYSDYLVERVRQRLKGAGQIEEKKMMGGLLFMVNGKMCIGVDRDKSADQDRLMVRVGKLNYELLLQKKGSRKMDFTGRPMKGFLFLSPEAFDAESDLDFWVKKALEFNAML encoded by the coding sequence ATGGCCTATAGTGATTACTTAGTGGAAAGGGTACGACAGCGGTTAAAGGGAGCCGGACAAATAGAGGAGAAGAAAATGATGGGTGGCCTCCTTTTTATGGTCAATGGTAAGATGTGTATCGGCGTGGATAGAGATAAAAGTGCCGACCAAGACCGACTCATGGTACGCGTTGGAAAACTAAATTATGAGTTACTGTTACAAAAAAAGGGGAGCAGAAAAATGGATTTTACTGGGCGGCCCATGAAGGGTTTTCTCTTTTTGTCACCAGAAGCCTTTGATGCCGAATCGGACCTGGATTTCTGGGTAAAAAAAGCATTGGAATTCAACGCAATGCTGTAA
- a CDS encoding succinylglutamate desuccinylase/aspartoacylase family protein, which produces MSSKKIEILGQAISRGKGVQLSLDIAKLHTRTKIEVPIIVERGKEDGPNILITGGIHGNEINGVEIVRQLISKKYNKPTKGMVICIPVVNVFGFLNQTRQFPDGRDLNRVFPGSPRGSLASRFAYHIINEIAPLVDYCIDYHTGGDSRFNAPQVRIGKNDKASMELATVFGAPFIVKSVRREKSFRETLYKLDKKILLFEGGKSLHIDKHTTAVGINGALRVMQHLGMRDFTAELAQSHELGKEQIIINSSSWLRAKYSGMFHPIIAIGQKVEKGTVLGSISDPFGYFERTIKSTYPGYVLCVNQSPIVNQGDGIFHISRD; this is translated from the coding sequence ATGTCGAGTAAGAAAATTGAAATATTAGGTCAAGCCATTTCTAGAGGTAAGGGTGTCCAATTAAGTTTAGATATAGCCAAGTTGCACACCCGCACGAAGATAGAGGTTCCAATTATCGTGGAGAGGGGTAAGGAGGATGGCCCCAATATTTTGATTACCGGAGGTATTCATGGGAATGAGATTAACGGAGTTGAAATTGTAAGGCAACTTATATCCAAAAAATACAATAAGCCGACGAAGGGGATGGTCATTTGTATTCCTGTGGTAAACGTTTTTGGATTTTTAAATCAAACAAGGCAATTTCCTGACGGGCGGGACCTAAATCGCGTCTTCCCCGGAAGTCCACGAGGTTCATTGGCAAGTAGGTTTGCCTACCACATCATTAATGAGATAGCCCCTTTGGTAGATTACTGCATCGACTACCACACAGGTGGTGATAGTCGCTTTAATGCTCCTCAGGTCCGTATTGGAAAGAATGACAAAGCTAGTATGGAACTTGCTACGGTCTTCGGTGCACCCTTCATCGTGAAATCAGTGCGAAGGGAAAAATCCTTTCGGGAGACGCTCTACAAACTGGATAAAAAAATATTGCTTTTTGAAGGGGGTAAATCGCTTCATATAGATAAGCACACCACAGCGGTAGGAATAAATGGTGCGCTGCGAGTGATGCAACATCTGGGAATGCGCGACTTCACTGCAGAACTGGCCCAATCTCATGAATTGGGCAAAGAGCAAATCATAATCAATTCTTCAAGTTGGCTAAGGGCAAAGTATTCTGGAATGTTTCATCCTATAATCGCCATAGGTCAGAAAGTTGAAAAAGGTACCGTGTTAGGAAGTATCTCCGACCCTTTCGGCTATTTTGAACGGACTATCAAATCTACATATCCTGGTTATGTCCTGTGTGTGAACCAATCGCCAATTGTAAATCAGGGCGACGGCATTTTCCATATTTCAAGAGACTAA